A window of Flavobacterium flavigenum contains these coding sequences:
- a CDS encoding TetR/AcrR family transcriptional regulator, whose product MEKKTNQVSKSQKRDKMIKSAYDIFYKNGFHATGVDAIVESTGISKRTLYKHFESKEGLIIAAVNYYHKITYGAITDYIEKSAVDKSVDKALMIFDFLKELVDAGNLDGCFAMNAKTEYAHKAAEIESACDDHTNSLIVLIEKYLSEAKIKESKLLSIQIIMLFEGAILRSKGTESSLPIKLAKSAAKVLCSQN is encoded by the coding sequence ATGGAAAAAAAAACAAATCAAGTATCAAAATCCCAAAAAAGGGACAAAATGATTAAAAGTGCTTATGATATTTTTTACAAAAACGGCTTTCATGCCACTGGCGTAGATGCCATTGTTGAGAGTACTGGAATATCCAAGCGGACACTTTACAAACACTTCGAATCAAAAGAGGGTCTGATTATTGCTGCCGTTAATTATTACCACAAGATCACATATGGAGCAATAACTGATTATATAGAAAAATCTGCAGTAGACAAATCAGTTGATAAGGCTTTAATGATTTTTGATTTTCTTAAAGAATTAGTAGATGCCGGCAATCTTGACGGCTGCTTTGCAATGAATGCAAAAACGGAATATGCCCATAAGGCTGCAGAAATAGAATCAGCCTGTGATGACCATACTAATTCATTAATAGTGCTAATTGAAAAGTATCTTTCAGAGGCAAAAATTAAAGAAAGTAAACTGCTGTCTATTCAGATTATCATGTTATTTGAAGGCGCAATTCTGCGAAGCAAAGGGACTGAAAGTTCGTTGCCAATTAAATTAGCTAAATCTGCCGCCAAGGTGCTCTGCAGTCAAAATTAA